AAGGAGGGGACAGACACGCAGACATGGAGGAGAGGATGGCGAGATAGGATGAGATCGCATGCGCACTGGATCTAAGCTGGGGTCCTGGCGACTGGTACTACTGCTCCAGGGTGCTCGTCTGGACCATTGGTGTGCAGCTCCTCTTGATTGGCCAGCAGGCGAGGTGATGGCTGCTTTGACATGGCCCGAGATCCCTGCAGGGGTAAGGAAAAAGAATGGTTCATGGAGGACGGGAATCCCTGCACTCCTGCTGGTTGTTGGATCCTCTGATATTTTGCAATCATGGGCGTGTGATGGGCAGGTTTGCTTGGCATGATCGGGAGCGGATGGTTTTTGGTCCATGCGCTGCTTTTCTTTCAGCAATTTTATTTGCCTTCTCACAGTGTCCTAAAGGCAATGCAAATGCTGTGTTTCGTGGTGTCTTCTTTGTGTTTTGCTGGTTTGGGGCATTTTCAAAAAGGAGCTATTTTCAAAAATTACTTTGTCATCAGGGTCCATTAGTGAAGAATATCTTAAGACTTGTTGCAGTGTGTTCCTTGCTGGTGGGATGAGAAGCAGCACGTTGTTTGTGAAAGAAAAGATGGACGCAAGTCAAGCCAAACTCGGTTCGGTTACTTAGTGTGTTTTGTGCATGAGTAGCTGCCCCCTGCCCCGGCTGTTGTTCATGATAAACAACAACCTAATGCTGCGTGAGGAGAAGCGTCTCCTTGATCGCTGGAGGATGTTGCATTGGTTTCCATACTATGGTGACCACATAGGCtacagaatcttcaccggaaaACGAGGCTGGCCTGGTTATTTTAGCCGTAACTCAGATTATTTTTTTGCAGCGCCGTTGATCACTTTTCTTTTCACCTTTTAGTGAAATGAGGTTTATTTGTGGACTTAGAACAGATCGTTGTATCCGGGACATCAATAACCGTGTGACAACAGGCCGGTTTTCCTAATATTTTTTTAAGACTTGCTTCTCACTTTTTTATTTTCCATTGCTAGttctctctgttttttttttttgctcctCCACATTTTCTTGTGCTCTTTTGATGTAGTTGTAGCAAAATCACCGAAACCGACTGGATTTACCATTTCCTTTACCAGTTGAATTTCTGGTGACTAAGCATACTGAGGTCGATATCACAGATAAAGTTATGATCAAAAAACTTTTGAATACGTTCGGTAAATATTCTGTACGTATTCCTCTCAAAGTTCTGCTACTTGTCTGCGTTTCCCAGAAAAAAGAATACGGCGGCAGGAATGTATACATGGTAATCCGCTACAACATCCTGATAAGTTATTCGTCACGCAGAGCATATATCAGTAGACTGTTTGCACAGTTCATGCTTTTGTTTTCATTGAAGCAACACATCTGAAGAAGCTGCTGCGATATTATCAGCGAAAAGATATATTCCGTTCCACTATTCTGGATGTATGCATAGTGTGCTCCACTGACAGGCAACTAGTAGGTTCATGAACAAAAGAAATTTTAGCGTTTATGTGCATTGGGCTGTATCCCTTAGAAAAGGAGGTTGATGAGAAGCCTGATAATTTGGTCAGTTTCAAGTTGGAACTTTTCGACAATATCAACATTTAACATACTTGACTAGTTATTGAAACTTTCTTAACGAGTGGGCCAGTTAGTTCGAAATATTTAAAACTTTCGCGACGAGATCTACAACAAAGTCATCAAGGGATACATAAACTTCAGAAATAATGTTTATATGAAAACTGTAGATTTTAACAAGATCACCTTTTCAATAGAAACTTCTTTATTTGAAGTCGTTTAGATGTTTAAATAGTTGAccaaaagttttataaacacggTCAAAATGAATAGAACTCTCTCTTGAGTTAGCAACCAAGTATGGAAATAGGGATGAGTCTCCTACTCTCCTCTGCCGTACTGCAAGGAGACTCACCCGCTGACGTGTGGACCTGAGTGCAGTGCGGTCCACACATCAGTGAGGGAGAGTCCCTCTGCAGCCGGACATCATGTGCATGTACTTGATGTAAAATAACTCAACTTGTGAATTGGGACAGTGACCGTGTTGGTAGGATGGCTTTGGTTCCGGAAACATATTTTTACTACTCTTTTTAACTAATATTTGGTCTGACTAACATGCTGGTTCATAATAGGATCCAACTGGGATACTCGTGTGCGTACAGCTGGGAGCTGGCATGATAAGAGACATGAGAGTTTCTATAGTAGTGTTTAAGAGACATGAGTAAATTACACGATGTATAATATAAGAAGTTCATGGATATATTTGGGACCCACAGCCAATAAGAACTTTTATACATTAGTATCACTAATTTATTAATTATTTATCATAATACCCATACATATAATTTGCGACATTACCACTTGTGCTATATTTCTATTAGCAAATATTTATATGTTGTTGCCTTAAATATATCTTGTATATTTTTTCATTCCCACTCACAAGTTTTGCATTTCATTGCACCTTCACGTGTGTGCATATGTCATGACTTTGTAAGTCTAGATTTTGGCTTCCCAATTTAAGTATTACTTGCTGTAATTTCTACGTACTTATAGAGATGGGGGTAATATAATGGGATTGCCATTGTTTGTTACTAGTTAGTCCAGTTTTGTTTTATTTTGGAGTTCCTAATTAAGattatttctcttttcatcctagaGCGTTACATGAGGACTAATGTGAAGACCGGCCCAGAAGAATCTCCAATCAGTAATACCAAGACGATTCAGTAATCTATGCTAAAATGAGATTTCTCTTAATTAATCGTTTGATACCTATTGTATTTTTACAAATAACACTCTTAGTCCATTTTTTGTTCCAACTCAACAACTCTGGCTCCATTTCCACCAACTCATCATAAAAATTTCGCGAGAATTACACGGAGAAAGAAATGCTTGCTAGGAGCTCATCGAAAAATTATATACATTTCCCATGTCGGAAACGGGGCCTTACAGTTCTTCATCTCCAATAATTTCCAGATTCTTGGCATCCTCCAGTTTTCATCAAATTTGTAGACTGAGCTGACGAAATTTAATCTCTCTGTCGCCTCACATCGTTTGCATCTTCAGTGATCCTAATAACACTGCAAAACGCCGACGAGATACGAGCATGATCTTAATTTCTCAATCATGGCCGCAGCAGCTGATGAGCAGAAGTTTACACGGCAAAGAATCTTACAGCTTACTGCTCATGAGCCGGAGCGCGAGCACATGCTGCCGGAGGCCACCGGCGCGACGGCCATCATCCTGCGCTCGGCGACCTGGGCAGCGACGCACCGGTACGCGCACGTGAGGATCCAGAACGCCCAGGGGAGCGCGACGAGCGCCAGGCCGACGGCGGGGAGCCACGCCGGCGCCTCGTGCGGCGGCAGCAGGATGTAGCCCGCGAGgcacccgccgccggcgagcagggagaggagcagcagcaccgTCACCATCCACAAGCACAGGCTGCCGCCGGGCGACCCTTGCCCCTGGCCGTCATCCTGCTTGGGCGGCATGGttgtcgtcgtcgccgccgggtCAGCTGACGATCGACCGGCCGGGAACGCTAGCTGGGCTAGGCGCGCGTCAAGAGCAGCGAGGCGAGGCGATGCGCATGGCAATGGCGCCAGCCGTGTTCCGCGCGCGCTCCTGTTCTTGGATTGTGGGGAAAACAAAATTGTGCCAAAAAGTTTTGATCTGTTATGTTGTTTGCCTTTTTGTGGATCTTGAGCTCTTGGCTGAGGTGAAGCTAGCAATGGAAATGTGGAGGCCAAGAATGCAGGGAGAGGTGCAGAGAGAATTGTGGACAGAGGTAGTTCTGAAAACCCCTATAATTGGCCactgccaaatactttgtttttttctttttgcattTGCATTTGCATTTCAGGACTAGTAGATAGAAGTATCTGAAACTGCCATGGTAATGTAAATTCAGACATTCAGTAAAGTCTAGGCAATCACACACTTTTTTTCATTCATGATCCGAAGATACTGTACATTTACACAAACTCCACTCCCCTGCACAAGCCACACAAACAAGAGCTTCAGGAAAAGATGAGGGAAAAAAAGCCCAAGCAGAAGAAACAAATTGCACACACGCAGCCACAACCACGAGATGAGCAGACACAGTGCACTGATCATCAGCCTAGCCTAGAACGCTGTAGAGATCACCACTGTAGAAGCCGTCATCTCCCTTCTCCTTGGTGCTCTTCCTCTTGGAGAAGAGGATGTCGCCGATGAGCGGCACGATGGGCTTCACCTTCTGCGCCTTCCTCCTCCGGCTGCCCATCAGCTCGGCGTCGTCGATCTCGCCGAGGCTCAGCGCGTGCGAGAACGACGGCAGGTACTCGCTCGCGCCGAGCTTGTCACCGCCGCCCCACCGTTCGCTCCGGAGCGTGGAGGCCGCGTCGGTGTCGCCGCCGATGCTGcgccgcgccgcagccgccgccctgTCGGCCTCCATCTCGGCGAGCTTGGAGAGGCCCTGGTGGAGCTGCGCGTTGAGGCTGGCCACGGCCATCTCCATCTCGTTCCCGCGCTTCCTGAgctgcgccacctcctgcctcgtCTCGGCCacctccgcctccagcttctggATGGAGCGCATCACCACGAGCCCACCCGCCTCGCGGTCCcggtcgtcgccgccgcgcccgctgcACGCCCTCATTGGCGATGGCGACGACgtgagcgacggcggcgaggacggtGCGGAGTACATCGGCACAGCGGCAGGCATGATCTCCTCTTCAGCCTCTGCCATCGGGTTCGGGGAAAAGGTCATGGTACTGCTGCTACTGCTAGCCTCATGCTTGGCACTTGCGGTGGGCATGCCATTGGCACTAGCACTGGCATTGGCATTGGGGGTGGAAATGGTGGCAGCACTGCTACTGTGCCTGGAGTGCCCCTCACCGACGAGGATGCGGTCACCAAACACGGCGACCGCCTCCTTGACGGACCGAAAGGGGCGGGCAGTGTCGACCTCGGCACGGTCCGAGGCCACCGCAGCCATGCCAGAGCAGCCTGCAACAAGGATTGTGCTTCTCCTCAAGGGTCACTTGATCAGGAAGGACTGCAAGCAACACAAGCACTCTGGAGGAATATATGGAGCCAAGTGAGGCTGGTTTCTTTGCTTCCACTTCAATAGCACGCTGGCCAGTAGCCACCAGCTCCCAAGCAACCAGTTTCCCAACAGCAACAAGCAAGGAGCATGACTTGCCACCTAAAAGAAGTCGAAGAGAACACAAACCTGAGGTAGGATTCTGCAGTAGTGCCGCTGAAGCAGGGACATGCTTTTTGGGCACTCTTGCCCGGCAATGCAAGGAGTCCAGGAGATGATGGTGTGCGTGGCAACAACTTGTGTCTGATCCGTAATCCGTTGCAGGCTCACTGTCACTGCAACATACATACATGCAGCTGAAAGGACCGAACAGAAATTCTAGTGGCATGACTCACGAGAGTTGGTTGCGATAAATCATAGTTTTTTCTTTTCAGTTGGGGAAGTTCTTGCAGTGGATAGGAACATTGTAACAAACTGTGCAGAAGTTCAATAGATTCAGTGATAAGATCGAGCGCTTCTCTTGTGCAGCAAAATTGCTGTTTACATGGGAGTCTGATGAGTTGCATCTGTGCAGCTAGGTCTTTGTTACTGGAGTCAGCGATAAGCAATCTGATCTGGAACAGAATGGAGCTGAGCTCACAAGCTTTCATCCTGCCACGGTCATGTCTTAGGAGAAGATGCTTGCCCCATGACCTCATTCTTATTTTGCATCTGTGTTTAACTGAATATTTGCTTAGTTTGAATTCTGAACCTGCTTGCTTGGTGCATTCGCAGCAACTTCTACATGTATGTATGCATGAACAGAGGAGGAATTGGGGTGTATACGTGACATTTCAGGTATGTATTCTTGGCcttacttttttttttgaaataatgTATGTTTGGCCTTACTTTGTATGACTGTAATGTATGTATGTTTAGTTGAGAAAAGAGAATTGGGCTCTTGCAATTGGGCCTAAGATTAGGGCCATGGCCTGTAGTGCTCCGAGTGGAGTGTAGGCCTGCCACACTCATACATAGGAGCCCATGAGGAGAGAGATGCAAATGGGCTGCTGATGCTATCCGTTAATCATCAAAGTAAGTTGTCACTATTAGCGTGGTGgaggaaggctgtgatatcaaAGATTTATCGAGGAGCCGTGCTAAAGTGCTCCTCTTAGGTTAAATAAATCTGAACTATTAAAGTTTAGAAAAGAGAAAATAATTATTGAAGATTAAAAGTTAAAAAAAccaactatatatatatatatatatatatatattacccTGTACTTGGTCGAGGATTTGAATACCGGTGTGCACGTCCCACCACAGGAACCTAGCTAAATAATTGCTTTCTTCACAATTTCTTATCAACTGGCAGATAGTTTTTTAGTCTAATTTGGAAATTTCCTGAGAGAAAAACAATTTAGCAAGCAAGAATCCCTAACAAAAGAAAACATCGTCCACTTGATAAATGGGCATCGAGGATTGCCGAGCAATTAGGCTAACAAAAACATGATctatttaaaaaaatataaaaagagCAATAACTAGGGTTGGTAATGGATCACAGTCCTAATACCctcttcacaatccaacttgACCCTTAATTTTTTTAGCTCAAAATTGTATAAGGTTAGAGCCCAGCTTTTAGATTATCTAGACTAAAATTTAAAACCCTTTACCACCCCTAGCAATAAATTGATGACGACCACTTGCAGAAAAACACTTCGAGAATCGTGGTAATCTTGTATTGAGTTGGCTAATCAGCCAATAGTTTTAAGAGTGAAGTTGTTGCAACGGAGGTGATTTCCGTGGAGATCTTGGTGATCTGTTCCATGTGATACACTCactttatttttatttacatatcgtaTTAGTTTGTCCTTAGTTAAATTTGATCAACTTTatccaaatttatagaaaaaataataatatttacaatATCAAAATTGTTTCATTGAATCCACCATGAAGTATAAGTTGATAGTATATATGTTGGATAGTATAGTTAttgctatatttttctataaattttgaCCAAAATTAGCAAAGTTTAACTTAGAACAAATCTAATATGATATTAAataaaaatggagggagtattaaGAAGGTCTGGATGCTAGCAGGAAAAAAAAGATACGCAGTTAGCACCAGTACCAGTGAAACAACCATTCGGAATATAGATATTCTATAACAGTTTGTTATTCCAGGCACAAACAAATCACAAGTGTGGCACTTCTTTGTTGGATAAAAGGAGTACAATTATTCAGAAACAGCGCTGTGTTGCTTTCGAATGAAAGCCgtttagaaaaaaaaatcaaaggaAGATGCATGTGTGTCCATGATAATGGGAACGGGACACTAATAATCATGCTAGCTCACGAGCATATGAATGCTTGTGTGAGTTTTTTCTCCAGATCAGACACAACGGCAGACAGCAGAGGCCTGACAGGCTTCATCGGGCAATTGGTACCAGTTACGAGCATGCAGCTTTCGAGTTCAGACATAATATCCAATGCCTTCGAAAGTGACTCCACAAATTTCTGTTCATTGAAGTGTGCAGTGTATAGGTTGTGCTGAACCATTGACACGGCAATCTGACCGTAATTTTCAATGAGGTAGGTGTGATGTCTCCGTAATTTAATTCTACTATAGTCTTGAGATACGACACAAATGCGCACTCTCCCGGGGCTTTCTCTTGAACAACGAGAGCA
Above is a genomic segment from Panicum hallii strain FIL2 chromosome 8, PHallii_v3.1, whole genome shotgun sequence containing:
- the LOC112902014 gene encoding uncharacterized protein LOC112902014, which translates into the protein MPPKQDDGQGQGSPGGSLCLWMVTVLLLLSLLAGGGCLAGYILLPPHEAPAWLPAVGLALVALPWAFWILTCAYRCVAAQVAERRMMAVAPVASGSMCSRSGS
- the LOC112903272 gene encoding uncharacterized protein LOC112903272 encodes the protein MAAVASDRAEVDTARPFRSVKEAVAVFGDRILVGEGHSRHSSSAATISTPNANASASANGMPTASAKHEASSSSSTMTFSPNPMAEAEEEIMPAAVPMYSAPSSPPSLTSSPSPMRACSGRGGDDRDREAGGLVVMRSIQKLEAEVAETRQEVAQLRKRGNEMEMAVASLNAQLHQGLSKLAEMEADRAAAAARRSIGGDTDAASTLRSERWGGGDKLGASEYLPSFSHALSLGEIDDAELMGSRRRKAQKVKPIVPLIGDILFSKRKSTKEKGDDGFYSGDLYSVLG